A stretch of Henckelia pumila isolate YLH828 chromosome 4, ASM3356847v2, whole genome shotgun sequence DNA encodes these proteins:
- the LOC140865432 gene encoding ethylene-responsive transcription factor ERF024-like, which produces MANRGRRQSPSQINPFIVVPNPQDEDYYYYNNAPFSYTYDQDNSSPTPPPPQQRRSAAAAAPSPTSGRHPTYRGIRCRGGKWVSEIREPRKTTRIWLGTYPTPEMAAAAYDVAALALKGSDARINFPGLVASYPVPVSQSAGDIRAAAAMAAAAAAGAGDAGGGGTGNSGMVGNEGSSSSAAATNYVDEEELFDMPQLLVDMAGGMLLSPPRTADDYEWPDNSTSRNDSLWSYP; this is translated from the coding sequence aTGGCTAATCGAGGCAGGAGACAAAGTCCAAGTCAAATAAATCCCTTTATAGTAGTTCCCAACCCCCAAGACGAAGACTACTACTACTACAATAATGCTCCTTTCTCATACACTTATGACCAAGACAACTCCTCACCAACTCCCCCGCCGCCGCAGCAGCGTCGGAGCGCAGCAGCCGCCGCTCCCTCGCCGACGTCCGGACGCCACCCGACTTATCGTGGGATTCGTTGCCGAGGCGGGAAATGGGTGTCCGAGATTCGGGAGCCCCGGAAAACTACTCGCATATGGCTGGGAACTTACCCCACCCCGGAGATGGCGGCCGCTGCGTATGACGTGGCGGCGCTGGCGTTGAAGGGGTCGGATGCGAGGATCAACTTCCCCGGCCTCGTCGCATCGTACCCCGTGCCGGTTTCCCAGTCCGCCGGGGACATAAGGGCCGCGGCGGCAATGGCTGCCGCCGCCGCTGCCGGGGCTGGAGACGCCGGGGGCGGCGGGACTGGAAACAGTGGCATGGTGGGAAACGAAGGTTCGTCGAGCTCGGCGGCGGCGACCAATTATGTGGATGAGGAGGAGTTGTTCGACATGCCTCAGCTTCTGGTGGACATGGCGGGGGGGATGCTTCTCAGCCCGCCACGCACGGCGGACGACTACGAATGGCCGGATAACAGTACTTCCAGAAACGATAGCCTTTGGAGCTATCCTTAA